The nucleotide sequence TGCGCGTTATATTGATAGCAGCGAGCATCATCTTAATAAAACATTCACCGCCGCACTCACCAATAATACCGATTATTATTCTGGCTCTGTGCGTTATAACACCTATGACGGTCAATCGGGTTATGGTGTGAACTTTAGTACCACCCAATTTATTAATTCACGCGGGTTATTTTACAGCAACAATCAATACAGTAAGTCAGCTATCTATATCGATAATCGCTTAAATAAGGTTGGGGATATTGGCAATATCAATTTATACAATGTCGAGCAGCAATATTACTCACAACATGATATTGACACTGATAAGATGATTTATCTCGATGGCTATGACCAATATAAAGTGAAGTACCAATTCGATAAACCTAACCAATATTTCATGGGGGCATCACTCGACGAGCAGGCTACCGTCGATTTATTACCCGGAAAAGTGATGATAATTGATGTAGATATTACCTCATCGAGCCAATTAACAGTCATAGCCCCAACCTACAAAGGGAGCATGCAATGTCGCGGTGAGGCGTGTTTAAGCACATCAGAAATTAAAACGGGTGTATATAAAATGACGGTAAAACCCAACATGCCATTTGATGTCATCATCGGCGAGCAACGTTGCTGGCAAGGCGCACTGAAAGTTGATACTAATCGTGCTGTTATCTGTGGAGGTCAATCATGAACATACGGATATTATTAGGGTTGATGATATTTTTTCCTGTGGCGGCAACAGCCAAGATGAGTATTAGTGACACAATCACACTGAACGTCACAATCCCTAATGCGGCACCCTCTATCACCCTCTTAAACAGTGAAATCACAGATAATAATTACCGAAAACTTAAATGGATGCAGGACTCTAGTGATGGGGTGGGACAAGTTGGGAAATTTGACCCGATATTTTATCAAATACGTACCACATCACCAACGGCAGTCTCAAATTATACCTTTCATGTCAGCAATAAATACTTAAATTGCGTCAGTAATTCATCAGAAAATATTGTCGACAGTCTCCAATTATCAATTGGAGACGTGAACGAAGCCAGCGGAAAGCTGATGTTGAGCGGGGATTATTGGCACCAAGTCACCATACCTGATGGTACCACACACCATATTTCAGAAGTCATGCTGAAAATCAATTTTCCGTGGATGAATATGGTAGACCAAAGACAGCACTGGGATTGCTTTGGCAATATCGTACTACTAGTCGCATCAGAATTATAATTATTAAGTGAATAACATGAAAACACTACACGTCATTATATTATTTATAAGTATTATATTCAGTCATAGTACGTACGCTATGCCTGTTCCAATCACATACAATATCAGCATTGATTATGACCCTATCACCAATCGACTCGAAAATGACAGGATTAGTGGGGGGAATGGTGAACTCTTTTTATATCATGCTGAAGGGCTCATTGTCGTTAGAAATAAAAAAGAAGCTTATAACGGAATCATTGCAGCATTCGCTAATCCACCTGGCGACCGTTTCATAAGACTTTCGAGACGGCACTCTAATTTTAACATTCAATTAAAGGGTACAGCTAATCAGAGTATTACCATTAAAAATACGTTGATAGATTCGTTTATGAATATCCCTGTTGCGTTTAATGGTACTCAATCTGAGATGCCTGGAATTGATTGTAGAGACGTTGGAGCCCCTAGTCACGGTAACAATCAGCCTCTGTATAACGCATATATAAGAAATAATGCAGGAAGTGATTGCAGGGGGGCTTCAAGTAGGACAGTATCCTCTTCCGACCGGGAACGATTTAATCTCAACAGTGGAGCAATGATCTTTTCATTTGATTATGATGATGCATTATTAACGTTTTTAGCACGCCCGACAACAATATCAGGTGATTATACAGGCACAGTTGTATTTGATGGTGAAAGTATCACATCAAGGGGAGGAGGTTCTTTTCAAGAACAATACACGTTTAATTTTAAAATTACCAAAAAACGCTCTTTGTTAAACTTTTCATTTCCAAATTCAGCGAGCAAAACGGCTGATTTTACTCATCAAAATACCTCGCAAGGCCATATAGGACAAGCTAGATTAAACGTCGACATTAATGGCGCCTTTGATTTAGGGGATAAACTTAATTTAACCCTAATATCTACCAATGGCGAAACCAATCAACTGCGAATGAAACATCAAACGACAAACAACTATATTAACTACTCGGCTAGATTTGTTGATCTCCAATTAGGTGACAGTGTTAATTTACAACATAATATTGCCACCTTAATCCGCATCACTAAACACGCTAATTTTTCAGGTTTATTGACTTTTAACTATCAGGCGCCTCTAGGCATTCCTACTGGTAATTATTCTGATACGGTAATTATTATAGCCGCATTCGATATAAGCACTGATTAATGGAGTATATGATGAACGACACTAATAATTATGTTGAAATAAAAATGGCACTTAGTCAATTACAGTCTGATATTATCAATTGTATTATGACGGGCCATTACGAAGAGTTCAAAATATTAGAGCTTCTCTATCATAAAGAAATAACAGCATTAACCCACATTAACTATTTTCCCGCTGATAATCACAATTATATCACCGCTGACAATTTATTGTATATGCACCTTAAAACGGCCATTGCCAGTAGAAAAATCAAACCTTACATTCAACCTATTGTTGATAATAATAAACAAATAATAGGCGGTGAAGTCTTAGCTCGCTGGATGGGAAAGGACAATTTAATCAGTCCAAGTTATTTTATTCCATTGATGGAGGATATGGGACTATTGGTTGAAATGACGGCCAGTTTACTGGAGCAATTAATTGCAGCACCCTATCAATATCCGAAGAAAACGAGATTAAGTATTAACATAACTGAAGAAGTATTAATCGATGAGACAATATTATGTTATATTAACGTACTATCAGCCTCATTCATCATCATCTTAGAGATAACTGAAACCAGTAATTTCAGCTATTCAACAGAAATAATTAATATTATGCATAAGCTACAATTGCAAGGGGTGAAATTTGCATTGGATGATTTTGGTATAGGGTATTCAACCCTCGCTAGTTTTAATCAATATCCCTTTGATATAATAAAAATAGACCGCTCTTTTATCGAAAATATTGTCACTAGCCGTAAGCTACAATTGACGGTGCTCAATATCGCCCAACTTTGCCAACTTTTTAATATTATAGCTGTAGCAGAAGGCGTTGAAACACAAGCGCAAGAAGATTATTTACGATCCATTAATATTAATCATTATCAAGGTTATCTGTACAGCCTTCCATGCCATTTTGAAGAATATTTATTAATGATATCGACAATGAACAATCTGGATCCAATACCAGCATAACCCATCACTCTAACAGCATTGCAATCCAGTTGCGGTCATTACATTTAAGGCTATTTTATGTTAAAAAATTTAATTATGTGGTTATTAATTTTTCCTATTACGGTATCGACAACAATAGCCCGTGCAGCCCCAACTCAACCCGTTTTTGGGTATGCGGGCATGGATATTGGTCATGGTAGTCATGTCAACGCTAATGATATCGTTAAGCATCACCTTGTTGGTGGTGTGCATGTTGGCTATCAATTCAATGATTACCTATCAACAGAGCTTGCATATCAATATTTAGATGATGTTGAAATTGATACGCTTAATGGCGTCAGCACTGCCCACTCTCAACAACTCGCATTGAGCGCAATATTGGGGTACCCAACAGTTCATGATAGCTATCCCTATCTCAAGTTAGGTGTAGCAACATGGCACATCAATGCCAAAGGCCAACAAAATGCTTCCGGCGTGGCGCCACTTTTTGGGCTTGGGTATCGCTACCCCCTGAGCCAACATCTGTCCATGCGCACTGAATATCAGACAACCGTTAATATCGGCAATCATAGCCTCGGTTATACCGATAACCATGTGTTTATGCTTAGTCTTAGTTGGAAAGTTGGTCGTAAAGTGAGCGTGCATAATATTGCCCACATTACAGACAACATACGCCTACAAGACACTAATGAAATAACTCCATCGAACGCTGTTTCAGCGGATAACAATACTTCAACTTCATTTAAAGTAATGTTTGCAACTAACTCCAGTATGTTAATGCATCACTCAGGATTAAATAAGGCCCTTCACTATCTTAAGTTTCATCCCAACACAAAGATTAACATCATAGGCTACAGTGATGATACTGGCGAGGAGAGCTATAACTTATGGCTATCGACACGTCGAGCGCAAGCAGTAGCTGACTACTTCATTAATCAAGATGTAATTAATAAAATTAACATAACCATTATTTCAAAAGGAGAAGTACCGTTAACCGATACTGATGATATTGAATTATTAAGATCCTTAAATAGACGTGCGGAAATTATCGTTATTAATTAATACGCAGTTTGAAACAACATCAACCGTCTGCAATTAGATATTTTCACTATTAACTAGCGCATATAAATAGAAGAATTATATTATATAAAAATGACAAATGACAAAGTAGGTATATAATGAAGCGATTAGCAATATCACTCGCTATTTTTACATCTTTTTCTGCTGCTGCAGAAATCAACGTATCATCACAAGTGTATTTTGAGCACTAAATCTGGTCTGTCACAAACAAATGAGTTGGTTTGTAATTATTTAATGCATTGAAAATTAACAAATTATACTGTTGGCGATTATTTGAAAGAAAATTTTCTAACATCTCACTTAATGTTGCTTTTTGTTCTGGGTCATGGGGAAAAGAGTGAGAAGTTTATGTTTGCATATCTTGATGAAGATGACAGGAAAGAATTTGAGCATTACCTTGGGACAGATCTTGAAGATATGTTGGTTTCAGGCTCTAGGACGAACAGAAGGTTAGAATGTTATCTTGATCAGTCTGAATTTTTTAAATTCAGACTGATCTTAACTGCACTCGTTAAAGACTTTAATTTTCCGTGTGTTCGTTTCACTTCTGCACTGGCTTTGACAATATACTCTGTAACAATGGAAAGTAGTTGTCTTCAAAAAAACATGCAGGATATCGTTTTGCAGGAATTAGGTTTTATCTGAAAGCATTTAATGGAAATGAAATGGTAAAATATATTGTAGGAATGGAGGCCATTGTTGATAGATGGGGAGAGTATATTCGTGAGGCAAGTATCTTTATACTTTGATTATTTTCGAAAGATGGCTTTCATCCTTTAAATGGAGCCTTATTCATGTGTGGCATGATTAAGGCGTTGTTTTATTTGTTTTGGAAGAGAGCTATTCTCTGCTTCAACATGAACTTTAGCAAGAGTAACGAAGCTATCTCTAATCTAACGTTCGTTGCTATAGTGGGAGTCCTCGAACGATAACCTGATAATAAGCTGGTTGGATTGTCTTTTTGGTATTCCTTCTGGCCCCTGTAAACACTCGCAATACCGATATCTAATTTTTCCGCTACTGCTTGACGAGTAAATCCTTCCTTTATCAAGCAGATCACCTGATGTGATTTTGCCCTCGCAGTTGGTTGATGCCCTTTATATTTCCCTTTTGATTTGGCCTTTGCTACACCTTCCATTTGTCGCTCTTTGTGTAGAGTAGTTTCAAATTCTGCAAACACTCCAAGTATGTTAAAAAAAGCATTTCTAGCCGCACTACTGGTATCAATTGGCTGTTCTGTGGCCTTTAAATTAATACCGTTTTCGGGGGATGAGAACCAACGGTACGGAAACGTATGCTAAGCCTCACCGTTACCAATACTTTGTTTGTGATACGCCTAGAGTTACAGATTTTATGACTGAAAGCTGCTTTTTTAGAAGTAACACATACGACCGTTTGTTTGACATTAACCGTAAGTCATTGAAATTTTGGTTAACGTACGTTTTCAGTCGAGTGGACTTCAAACCCCTATGAGTTATCCTTTAAATTACAGATAGTCAACAGAATTGACTGATTGGCAACATGGTGGTAACATTAGGCCACATTAATAGGAAAAAGGAACTTCATTATGAATGCCCATAAATTACTATTCATGGCTATTATATTTCTATTTAGCTCAACAGCTATGGCACAAGTAGTGTCAAAGGCATTAACATTTAGCTTCGTGGGTTATATTCCCCCGACTAAAATAAGTATCGAAACTAAAACTAAAGAATTTAATAAAAATTCGACTATAAACAATGTTAATGACATAAGCCGAATTATGGTTGGTCAGAATTTAAACTCTATCAATGAATTAAAGCTATTTTTAAAAAAACGTAAGTCTACTGCCAAAATAGTTAACTAGTTTTACAAACTCCACTTACATTTGTACAAAATATTAGCACATATCAAAATTGAGCCCCTCCGCCACATGAAACGCAACACGTAGTACCTTATTCAGCGTTCAAATATTGCATAAATATGTCATAAGGTGAATAACGGGGTAAGTCGGGATACGTGTAGAAATGAGTCATAAGCGGCCTTAAATATGCCTCTATCCCTTTCACTGCCTAAGTTTTCTGGCTTGGAGAACAAGTCGCATATTCATCTCTTAATGAACATAAATCTGCTTTCTTTAGATCGTCATTACTATGAACCGTTAGTTTTAGAGTTTTGACTAAAAACGAACGGTTTTATAGTATAAAAAGCTTCTTTCGAAGCCTTTTATACTTTCTAAATTTAAACTATCAAGGCACCTTTTGATGTTTTACCTGCTTTAAAGCTTGGATTACACAAGGACAATATCCTCGTTGGCCTAGCAAGACTGCACCAAGCTTCAAGTACCATTGACTTGTAACACGCTTCATCCGATATCGCTTGTAACTGCTCTTTCAGCATATAAATGATCCAGAGAATTTTGATACTCTCGAGTAAGTCACCAAGCTTATCTGACTGCCTCTCATCCAGTTTATGGGCGTTTTTCAGCAAGAGGAACACCGTTCCTTTGAGCATCTTTTTTCTTCATTAGAACCATGTCTAAAAGCTTTGGCGCGTTCTTTTTTGATTAACAGGCAGTAGTTTTGCATCACATGAGATCGGTCGAAAACGATATCGGCATTAGGCAGCATTTTTCTTACTGTGGATTGATAAGGCTGACCCATATCCATTGAAACCGCTTTAATACCGTCTCTCGTCGCAGTTGATAGTTGCTCGAAGAACGAAATAAGGACCGTGGCTTTTCTACCGTGTTCGACCCAAATTAAATGACCAGAAACCAAATCGTATACCACTGTCATGTAGTCATGTCTTTTAGCTAGGGCTACCTCATCAACGCCAATATGGATTAAATTGTTAAGCTTCGCGGGCTCCAAGCCTAGTAGGTTGAATGTAGATATTCCTTATTAATGTTTTTTACCGTCTCCCAACGAATACTAAATGTTGAGAGACTGCGTGAATGCTCATGTATCGGCATAATCCACTAATGAACTGACAGAAGCGAATGGTATATCGGGCTCCTTTTTGCAACGTATTCAGTAGCCTCAATTAACCTTCTTCCGTCTTTATCTCAGGTCTGAGCGAGTTCGATGCTACCAGGTAGATCGTGTACCCGTCTTCTTATATAGTGATCAACTGTACATCGCCTTTCAGTTCTTGGTTCTTTAAGCTTAAACCGTCCGTCTCGGCGGCATCGTACAAGAACAGAATGAGAGCCTTGTTCTATAGAAAAGGACTGCACACATTGTCCTTTAAAGCTAAATAGAGTGGATGATAATGACGGCAAGGTATATTCACTTATTCACAAATAAGAAAGTGTTGTAAATGATAATGTTATTTATGATCTTTGATATGAATAGACTCACCTAAGTGGAGAAGAGTCCTTTTCCTAATCAAACCCTCATGAGCTAGATCCAAATCTCTATCTCATTTATGTTCAGAAATGAAATAGAAGGACTCTAAATGAGTAGTCAATTATTGGCTACTCTAGCCTTATTCTGGCTGGTGGATATGATCACTCCACCAGCACATAAGCTCTCTACGCCGCTCAATGTAGTCGGCGCGATTATATGCCGCCCTTACTGTATTCTTGTCCACGTGAGCAAGTGACACCTCGATGAGTTCAGCATCAAAGCCTTGTTCATTTAGTGTGGTACTGGCCAATGCGCGTAGGCCATGAGCCACTAAACGGCCTTTGTAGCCCATACGCCTGATAGCCATATTGGCCGTTTCAGTATTGGTGTGAGTGTTAGGGTTCCTATCGGCTGGGAATATGTATTCCAAGTGGCTACTTATTGGCTGCATGCGCTTTAGTAACGCGAGAACTTGTGGTGTTAAAGGGATGATGTGCTCACGCTTCATCTTCATGCGTTCAGGGGGAATAGTCCATAGCTGTTTTTCAAAGTCGATCTCGTTCCACTTAGCCATAGCCGCTTCTGCGGGACGTGTCATGGTGTGTAGCTGAAGCTCAATCAAGCAGCGAGTTGTCAGTTTTATACTGGCGTAAGATAGGTCCTGCATAAACTCAGGTAGCTCACTGGGCTTGATCGTGGGCATTTGGCGCTTCTCTGGGACGCCAAAGGCTGCAGCGATTCCGCTTAGTGGATTAGAGTGAATTCCACCAGTGTTTACCGCAAAGGTCATCACTTCATTAAGCCAGCTGATCACTCGCCTACAAGTTTCTATATGACCCTTTGCCTCTAGCGGCTTGAGCACTTGAATGACTTGTGGGGCTGTTAAGGCACTGATTGGCATCTCACCTAGGGCTGGGAATAGGTATAGCTCTAATCTGCGATATAGTTTTCTAGAGTGATTAGTCGACACTTTTTGTTTTTTTACTTCGAACCAAGTATCAATAACGGCTTTGAGGGTATTAGTCGCATCAGTTTTCACAGCTTCTTCTTGTTGCTGGAGGTGATACAGGGGATCGATGCCTTTAGCAAGAAGCTCTCTAGCTGCTTCTCTTCTTTTTCTCGCTTCCGCTAGTGGCACATCAGGATAAGTGCCGAGGCCAAAGTTGGTACGTTTTTTAGTAACAGGGCGGGTATAGTTGAGCAACCAAAATTTCGAGCCACTTGGTTTTATTCTAAGCATTAACCCACGACCATCAGCTAGGTTGTACTCTTTCTCTTTAGGCTTAGCGTTTGCGACTGCGGTAGCTGTGAGCTGTTTAGTAGAATTGGCCATCATTGTAACACGATTATAGGATTTGGCTTCGATGTTACATTGAGTGTGACATAAAACTCAAGCTGCTACGAGATGCTAGTAGACGTCAGTGGACGCTAAGTCATTGATTATATGAATTGCAGGCAGAAAAAAAGACGTCCTGAGACGTCTTCGTTTCTATATTTGGTGGAGGCGGCGGGGCTCGAACCCGCGTCCAAAAAGCCTACATCCAAGGCACTACATGCTTAGTCTCTCTTTTAATTAACCAAGTACACTCCGAAAGACAGGATTGCAATTGGCGAGTTCAGTACTATTTCGCGGTTCACCCCTGAACGTGGTTCCCTCGCTATCAAATGTGAGATGACCATCTATAAACCAAACCCATTTGAGAAGTTTCGGCAAGATGGCTAGCTAGCCTAAGCTGCTAGAGAGTAGTTAGAGTCGTTTGCAACTATAACGGTGCGGCTTTTTACGAGGCCAACCGCCCCTCGGCATGCTCCCAGGGTTTCGAGAATCTTGTCGAATCCAGAATCGCCCCCAAGTACAATGTGATTGTAACGTGTTGCCAGCTGATTACCAAGCCTGTTTTGCAACTCGTACGATCGTTTGTTCGTTATCTGTACGTTTCGAGTGTTTAACTAGCAAATAACATGATAACTAAACGTTTCTATTACTTAATTACTCGCCACGTACGGCTTTTTTCATTGTGCGAGCCTTTTCGACTTGCCACTCTCTGTCTTTAGTATCTTCACGTTTATCGTGTTCTTTCTTACCTTTACCAAGACCTATCTCAATTTTTACCCATGCGCCTTTCTGCCAATACATGGAGATAGGAACAATAGAGTAACCTTTACGATCGACCAGCCCTTGTAACTTATCTAACTCCTTACGTTTGAGCAGAAGTTTTCGTGAGCGCATAGGATCACAAACAACATGGGTGGATGCGGTATTCAATGGGGCTATAGTACAACCGAAAAGAAAGGCTTCGCCGTCTCTCATAAATACATAGCTTTCAGACAAGTTAACCTTGCCCATACGAATAGACTTTACTTCCCATCCCATTAAGGACAGACCTGCTTCCATCTTCTCTTCGAACTTATAGTCGAATGTAGCACGTTTATTACGCGCTATAGATGCAGAGGAGTTTTTTGAATTTTTCTTAGCCATAGGCTGGCTATTATACTCAGGGAGAAAGTTTTTGGAATTGTTGTTATCG is from Shewanella sp. MTB7 and encodes:
- a CDS encoding EAL domain-containing protein; this translates as MMNDTNNYVEIKMALSQLQSDIINCIMTGHYEEFKILELLYHKEITALTHINYFPADNHNYITADNLLYMHLKTAIASRKIKPYIQPIVDNNKQIIGGEVLARWMGKDNLISPSYFIPLMEDMGLLVEMTASLLEQLIAAPYQYPKKTRLSINITEEVLIDETILCYINVLSASFIIILEITETSNFSYSTEIINIMHKLQLQGVKFALDDFGIGYSTLASFNQYPFDIIKIDRSFIENIVTSRKLQLTVLNIAQLCQLFNIIAVAEGVETQAQEDYLRSININHYQGYLYSLPCHFEEYLLMISTMNNLDPIPA
- a CDS encoding integrase domain-containing protein; this translates as MANSTKQLTATAVANAKPKEKEYNLADGRGLMLRIKPSGSKFWLLNYTRPVTKKRTNFGLGTYPDVPLAEARKRREAARELLAKGIDPLYHLQQQEEAVKTDATNTLKAVIDTWFEVKKQKVSTNHSRKLYRRLELYLFPALGEMPISALTAPQVIQVLKPLEAKGHIETCRRVISWLNEVMTFAVNTGGIHSNPLSGIAAAFGVPEKRQMPTIKPSELPEFMQDLSYASIKLTTRCLIELQLHTMTRPAEAAMAKWNEIDFEKQLWTIPPERMKMKREHIIPLTPQVLALLKRMQPISSHLEYIFPADRNPNTHTNTETANMAIRRMGYKGRLVAHGLRALASTTLNEQGFDAELIEVSLAHVDKNTVRAAYNRADYIERRRELMCWWSDHIHQPE
- the smpB gene encoding SsrA-binding protein SmpB, with amino-acid sequence MAKKNSKNSSASIARNKRATFDYKFEEKMEAGLSLMGWEVKSIRMGKVNLSESYVFMRDGEAFLFGCTIAPLNTASTHVVCDPMRSRKLLLKRKELDKLQGLVDRKGYSIVPISMYWQKGAWVKIEIGLGKGKKEHDKREDTKDREWQVEKARTMKKAVRGE
- a CDS encoding OmpA family protein, whose product is MLKNLIMWLLIFPITVSTTIARAAPTQPVFGYAGMDIGHGSHVNANDIVKHHLVGGVHVGYQFNDYLSTELAYQYLDDVEIDTLNGVSTAHSQQLALSAILGYPTVHDSYPYLKLGVATWHINAKGQQNASGVAPLFGLGYRYPLSQHLSMRTEYQTTVNIGNHSLGYTDNHVFMLSLSWKVGRKVSVHNIAHITDNIRLQDTNEITPSNAVSADNNTSTSFKVMFATNSSMLMHHSGLNKALHYLKFHPNTKINIIGYSDDTGEESYNLWLSTRRAQAVADYFINQDVINKINITIISKGEVPLTDTDDIELLRSLNRRAEIIVIN
- a CDS encoding recombinase family protein; translated protein: MNLKATEQPIDTSSAARNAFFNILGVFAEFETTLHKERQMEGVAKAKSKGKYKGHQPTARAKSHQVICLIKEGFTRQAVAEKLDIGIASVYRGQKEYQKDNPTSLLSGYRSRTPTIATNVRLEIASLLLLKFMLKQRIALFQNK